In the genome of Flexistipes sinusarabici DSM 4947, one region contains:
- a CDS encoding cold-shock protein, with the protein MADDVVKTGFFAQNSTLNKCNAAILSGISIYNVMIYIGEDMEQLQELRKKANNLKDNRKYEQATEIYKQIIDNHESHCNDWDYWNYAFCLKKQRMYNAASEICKSLLRINKDFVPAKNLLCWCLFYSKIKNKKSEDEFLEASRKVLKLCIQKDKYSPYTITVFKVLEHFKHKNDYPAEKILKCTNMLDPELLNVEPYRIKENDKEIELASQLELYFMHRTKALLNCSKYDQCINECEHALKSLNKFHYNNDIWFKWRMALSYKALAKYKESIEGLYEIATRKKDWFILKEISENLYHQNKVEEAFMYAVKACLRKGDIDKKLSLFLLIADILINLNDKVNAQKHVDFVYHFKIKEQKETGAYLNNLISANNFEISEDLDLDMQYKQLVEFWTQIKASKQKRYAGFIKKLLPNRKSGFIEASDGKTYYFQIRNIKNNPANLHESQKVTFCIEDGFDAKKNKPSKIAVEIKTE; encoded by the coding sequence TTGGCAGATGATGTTGTAAAAACTGGTTTTTTTGCACAAAATTCGACCTTAAACAAATGCAATGCAGCTATTTTGTCAGGAATATCAATTTATAATGTTATGATATATATTGGTGAAGATATGGAACAACTGCAGGAACTCAGAAAAAAAGCAAACAACTTAAAAGATAACCGCAAATATGAACAAGCGACAGAAATCTATAAACAAATTATAGATAATCATGAATCCCACTGTAATGATTGGGATTATTGGAATTATGCATTTTGCTTAAAAAAACAAAGAATGTATAACGCAGCTTCTGAAATCTGCAAAAGTTTGCTGCGTATAAATAAGGATTTTGTTCCGGCTAAAAATCTTTTGTGTTGGTGTCTCTTCTACTCAAAAATAAAAAACAAAAAATCTGAAGATGAATTCCTTGAGGCTTCAAGAAAAGTTTTGAAGCTATGCATCCAAAAAGACAAATACTCCCCTTATACTATAACAGTTTTTAAGGTTTTGGAGCATTTTAAGCATAAAAATGATTACCCTGCAGAAAAAATTCTTAAGTGTACAAATATGCTTGATCCCGAACTTTTAAATGTTGAACCTTACCGAATAAAAGAGAATGATAAAGAGATAGAGTTAGCCTCTCAATTAGAGCTTTATTTTATGCATCGGACAAAAGCTTTACTTAACTGCAGTAAATATGATCAATGTATCAACGAATGTGAGCATGCTTTAAAATCTTTAAACAAATTTCATTACAACAATGACATTTGGTTTAAATGGCGTATGGCTTTGTCATACAAAGCTCTGGCAAAATATAAAGAATCAATTGAAGGATTGTATGAAATTGCAACCAGAAAAAAGGACTGGTTTATTCTTAAAGAAATCTCAGAAAATTTATACCACCAGAATAAAGTTGAAGAAGCTTTTATGTATGCTGTAAAAGCTTGTCTCAGAAAAGGTGATATAGATAAAAAGTTAAGTTTATTCCTATTAATTGCAGATATACTTATCAATTTAAATGACAAAGTAAATGCTCAAAAGCATGTTGATTTCGTCTACCATTTTAAAATAAAAGAGCAAAAAGAAACAGGTGCATATTTAAACAATCTCATTTCTGCCAATAATTTTGAAATTTCAGAAGATCTTGACTTAGACATGCAGTATAAACAACTGGTAGAGTTCTGGACACAGATTAAGGCATCAAAGCAGAAAAGATATGCAGGTTTTATAAAAAAGCTTCTTCCGAATAGAAAATCCGGATTTATAGAAGCTTCTGACGGCAAAACATACTATTTTCAGATTAGGAATATAAAAAATAATCCGGCTAATCTGCATGAAAGTCAAAAGGTAACTTTTTGTATAGAAGACGGCTTTGATGCTAAGAAAAATAAACCCAGTAAAATTGCTGTGGAAATAAAAACAGAGTAA
- the cas2 gene encoding CRISPR-associated endonuclease Cas2 produces MKKHYVICYDISDDRKRNKIDQLLKNKGVRVQKSVFECIITEAEFLRLKDRLVKYIDFDTDSIRYYFLCKHCVQMIETAGNTPTHEEKDLTII; encoded by the coding sequence ATGAAAAAACACTACGTTATTTGCTATGATATCAGTGATGACCGAAAAAGAAATAAAATAGATCAGCTTCTTAAAAACAAAGGTGTACGGGTTCAAAAGAGTGTATTTGAGTGCATAATCACAGAAGCTGAGTTTTTGAGGCTGAAAGATCGACTGGTAAAATATATCGATTTCGATACAGATTCAATAAGGTACTATTTTTTGTGTAAACACTGCGTTCAAATGATAGAAACAGCAGGAAACACTCCTACACACGAAGAAAAAGATTTAACTATTATTTGA
- the cas1 gene encoding CRISPR-associated endonuclease Cas1, whose amino-acid sequence MIVYITEQGAYITIAGERLVIRKNGSIIGTFLSKDLDQIVIMGNISITTQAMKHLLKNKIDTVFTTYSGKYLGRLVAELGKNIVLRRMQFETLSDENIKLSLARSIIGSKVKNCIQTLRKFNYYHKSGEVSKILNQLTASLKEIDKIDNISSLLGFEGRTANLYFRAFDHLLKGPIFFEKRTRRPPQNEFNAMLSFGYTILLNLVRTSVNTVGLDPYYGAYHAEEYGRPSLVLDLMEEFRPVAVDFPVISSVNKNIMQKSDFVWNTDGDPDKLPVQLTVFGRKKFISLLEKRFNQKFWHDTKMRNMSLRDIIRYQCYLFSKSLVDKVEYKGFRVSL is encoded by the coding sequence ATGATAGTTTATATTACAGAGCAGGGAGCATATATCACAATAGCGGGAGAAAGGTTAGTAATCAGGAAAAACGGCAGTATTATCGGAACTTTTCTTTCAAAGGATTTGGATCAGATTGTTATAATGGGAAATATAAGTATTACTACTCAGGCAATGAAGCACCTGCTCAAAAATAAAATTGATACAGTATTTACAACTTATTCCGGTAAATATCTCGGCAGGTTAGTTGCTGAACTCGGCAAAAATATAGTGTTGAGAAGAATGCAGTTTGAAACATTGTCTGATGAAAACATCAAGCTGAGCCTTGCCCGATCAATAATAGGCTCAAAGGTCAAAAATTGTATTCAAACGCTTAGAAAATTTAACTACTATCATAAGTCCGGAGAGGTATCGAAAATTTTAAATCAATTAACTGCATCGTTGAAGGAAATTGACAAAATTGATAATATCTCTTCTCTCTTAGGGTTTGAGGGAAGGACAGCAAATTTATATTTCCGGGCATTTGATCATTTATTAAAAGGACCGATATTCTTTGAAAAACGTACCCGCAGACCGCCTCAAAATGAGTTTAACGCTATGCTCAGCTTTGGTTATACTATTTTATTAAACCTGGTGAGAACATCTGTAAATACAGTAGGCCTGGATCCGTATTACGGCGCATACCATGCGGAAGAATACGGGAGGCCGTCCTTGGTTCTCGATTTAATGGAGGAATTCAGGCCGGTTGCTGTGGATTTCCCGGTTATTTCTTCAGTTAATAAAAATATAATGCAAAAGTCGGATTTTGTTTGGAATACAGACGGCGATCCCGACAAACTGCCTGTACAGCTCACAGTATTTGGCAGGAAAAAGTTTATCAGTTTGCTTGAAAAACGATTTAATCAAAAATTCTGGCACGATACAAAAATGAGAAATATGAGTTTAAGAGATATTATAAGATATCAGTGTTACCTGTTTAGCAAGTCATTGGTGGATAAAGTTGAGTATAAAGGTTTCAGAGTCAGTTTATGA
- a CDS encoding CRISPR-associated primase-polymerase type A1, which translates to MPQSNDLGFQKSCEEYLKFAEEAENQGDIQATLKYLNMALQQTDNKKPILEKLLEYHLNDTNPTRALKILKSLIKIEPKNAGYYKQAVNILLEIDNAESAEKLAKYAFKQTNNSYFKNIFEDKNPNYLIQKQFSDTTLTMLFSLFSGREGVYARQWKSPEGKAGYIPVYEPLSEKVIRNHLNGNITIGIYQHRLDSTINWICIDVDIAKFALKQALPDDEKWKELDIATQNTAKSIADECSKFNIPVYIEHSGYKGRHCWIFLVKPLPARLAKRFGEHIKLNIPSKIPEVAIELFPKQNFVKTNGVGNLVKMPLGIHLANGKRSCFLDSKGREITDVDNYLKNIQKASESEILDYLNYYRLSGIYENTGTKQMAPSEKMEIPVHTTQYNIDSDKEFQYLIYKCPVIKEIFNNAICKNELSYDEMIVLTHTVGHLENGVEAVNSIFAKCFNIQQEKFLKSKLKGNPVSCAKIRSKVPDITSKMDCNCQFVYAEGLYPTPVLHLQEQDIPSKIPRGLDINSVNFQNALEDYIKLKKQTYETKLIMKEYEEKFEKLFKNSGVDTFSTAIGKFRRVVDENGNVTYKLDV; encoded by the coding sequence ATGCCCCAAAGTAATGATCTCGGTTTTCAAAAATCTTGTGAAGAATATTTGAAATTTGCTGAAGAAGCCGAAAATCAAGGTGATATTCAGGCTACGCTTAAATATCTTAACATGGCTCTTCAACAAACTGATAATAAAAAGCCAATACTTGAAAAACTACTTGAATACCATCTTAACGATACAAATCCCACAAGAGCGTTAAAAATATTGAAGTCACTGATAAAAATAGAGCCAAAAAACGCCGGTTATTACAAGCAGGCTGTAAATATACTTTTGGAAATTGACAATGCAGAATCAGCAGAAAAATTAGCAAAATACGCTTTTAAGCAGACAAACAACAGTTATTTTAAAAATATATTCGAGGATAAAAACCCAAACTATCTGATACAGAAACAATTCTCCGATACAACATTAACGATGCTTTTTTCACTTTTTAGCGGCAGAGAAGGGGTTTACGCAAGGCAGTGGAAAAGCCCCGAAGGCAAAGCCGGATATATACCTGTTTATGAGCCGCTGAGTGAGAAAGTCATAAGAAATCATTTAAATGGCAACATAACAATAGGTATATATCAGCACCGGCTGGACAGTACTATTAATTGGATTTGTATTGACGTGGATATTGCAAAATTTGCCTTAAAACAAGCACTTCCAGATGATGAAAAATGGAAAGAGCTTGATATTGCAACACAAAATACAGCAAAATCAATTGCTGATGAATGTTCAAAATTTAACATTCCAGTTTATATTGAACACAGCGGTTACAAAGGAAGACACTGCTGGATATTCTTAGTAAAGCCATTGCCTGCAAGGCTTGCTAAAAGGTTTGGCGAACACATTAAGCTCAATATCCCTTCTAAAATACCGGAGGTAGCCATAGAGCTTTTTCCTAAACAAAATTTTGTAAAAACAAACGGAGTTGGGAATCTGGTTAAAATGCCACTGGGAATACATCTTGCCAATGGGAAAAGAAGCTGCTTTCTTGACAGCAAAGGCAGAGAGATAACAGATGTCGATAATTATTTAAAAAACATACAAAAAGCTTCTGAATCGGAAATTTTGGATTATCTAAACTATTACCGGCTGAGCGGTATTTATGAGAATACAGGCACAAAACAGATGGCACCTTCGGAAAAAATGGAAATCCCTGTTCATACCACTCAATACAACATTGATAGTGATAAGGAATTTCAGTATCTTATTTATAAATGCCCCGTGATTAAAGAAATTTTCAATAATGCAATATGTAAAAATGAACTTTCATATGACGAAATGATTGTTCTTACTCACACAGTTGGGCATTTGGAAAACGGAGTAGAAGCGGTAAATTCTATATTCGCAAAGTGTTTTAATATTCAGCAGGAAAAATTTTTAAAATCAAAACTTAAAGGCAATCCTGTCAGCTGTGCAAAAATTCGTTCAAAGGTTCCGGATATAACATCAAAAATGGATTGCAACTGTCAGTTTGTTTATGCGGAAGGGCTTTATCCCACACCGGTTTTACATCTTCAGGAGCAGGACATTCCCTCTAAAATTCCCCGTGGATTAGACATAAATTCTGTGAATTTTCAAAATGCGCTGGAAGATTATATCAAACTGAAAAAGCAGACTTATGAAACAAAACTTATAATGAAAGAATATGAAGAGAAATTTGAAAAACTTTTTAAAAATTCAGGTGTGGATACGTTCAGTACGGCTATAGGCAAATTCAGGCGTGTAGTAGATGAAAACGGGAATGTTACGTATAAACTGGACGTATGA
- a CDS encoding SAVED domain-containing protein — protein MQITENDSYALKTAKIKRAYFPVTSHNNGNESEIQELIFFDVELESSTLTFPNENNHVKDALISVSKALKRNFFIMFDNYFAGRSFSLAAAAAGLLKEDKLKYFAFSGEVKENANIAKVENLPAKRKVSEEKDLFFVSPDSVDNLNQLTKLNAETVDIPFIQLFGKQKTELEKNLEKISGNEIVNDYKIWVGILGGDKSLVFTHTEEMLENTTEVWDELLLDFYEKINKLYQLPYYVNIHFLGSLSAFAFLSGIVFGAKNKITIHHYQDGSIFRVMDFSEKSVRLLKSKTKKYEKVKYSVGYTETESEDAAIVIYLASHNPKNDAQEYIKSNLKCSMLFLCLENNQGNIDLNEEDWIKTVAEIYSLVDEASELIGKSIRKYHFFMSIPVPVAFGFGMAYGDYKKIAVYNYDKSLSTYKKVADSDLSKNLKMAF, from the coding sequence TTGCAAATAACGGAAAATGACAGTTATGCTCTGAAAACTGCAAAAATCAAAAGAGCATATTTCCCGGTTACTTCTCACAATAATGGTAATGAATCGGAAATACAGGAGCTGATTTTTTTCGACGTAGAGCTTGAAAGCAGTACATTGACATTTCCAAACGAAAATAATCATGTAAAAGATGCACTCATATCCGTTTCAAAAGCGTTAAAACGGAATTTTTTTATTATGTTTGACAATTATTTTGCGGGCAGGTCTTTTTCTCTTGCAGCCGCAGCAGCTGGATTGCTGAAGGAAGATAAGCTTAAATATTTTGCTTTCTCAGGCGAGGTTAAAGAAAACGCAAATATTGCAAAAGTAGAAAATTTACCTGCAAAAAGAAAAGTCTCCGAAGAAAAAGATCTGTTTTTTGTCTCACCGGATTCGGTGGATAATTTAAACCAGTTGACAAAACTGAATGCTGAAACCGTAGATATTCCTTTCATACAGCTTTTCGGAAAACAAAAAACCGAGTTAGAGAAAAACCTTGAAAAAATTTCGGGTAATGAAATTGTTAACGATTATAAAATTTGGGTTGGAATACTTGGCGGTGATAAATCTCTCGTTTTTACACATACAGAGGAAATGCTGGAAAATACTACAGAAGTTTGGGATGAGTTACTTCTGGATTTTTATGAAAAGATAAACAAATTATATCAACTGCCATATTATGTTAATATTCATTTTTTAGGAAGTCTGTCTGCTTTCGCATTTTTATCGGGTATTGTATTCGGGGCTAAAAATAAAATCACAATTCACCACTACCAGGATGGCAGTATTTTTAGAGTTATGGATTTTTCGGAAAAATCTGTCCGACTGTTAAAGAGCAAAACAAAAAAGTACGAAAAAGTAAAATATAGTGTCGGGTATACAGAAACGGAATCAGAAGATGCAGCCATTGTTATTTATCTTGCAAGCCATAATCCTAAAAATGATGCACAAGAATACATTAAATCAAATCTAAAGTGCAGTATGCTGTTTTTATGTTTAGAAAATAATCAAGGCAATATTGATTTGAATGAAGAGGACTGGATCAAAACTGTAGCCGAGATTTACTCTCTTGTGGATGAAGCCAGTGAACTTATTGGCAAGAGTATTAGAAAGTATCATTTTTTTATGAGCATACCGGTTCCTGTAGCTTTTGGTTTTGGGATGGCTTATGGGGATTATAAGAAAATTGCCGTGTACAATTATGACAAAAGTCTAAGCACTTACAAAAAAGTTGCTGACAGTGATTTGTCAAAAAACCTAAAAATGGCTTTTTGA
- a CDS encoding DMT family transporter: MPYLLAALSALLWSGNFVVGKGASLVIPPISLGYFRWLTACIILLPFSYRLFKGQGKIILANKGYIVLIGLLGVAMFNTLIYTAVHYTSAINAILVNSFIPISILIVSFFMFGEKISLLKMLGILISFSGVIIVLTEGNPFLLFALNVNRGDILVLIAGFCWAFYSNLLKKYPKELNPVVFMQCIAVVGLIILTPFVMIENFVLDKQIQIGVLTFFSIAYTGIFASLAAFLSWNRAVREVGASKVAPFIHLMPVFGSILAVIFLGETFAAYHFAGIAAVFSGIFLATKY; encoded by the coding sequence ATGCCTTATTTGCTGGCGGCTTTGAGTGCACTTTTGTGGTCCGGAAATTTTGTCGTGGGGAAGGGGGCATCTCTTGTAATCCCGCCGATAAGTTTGGGATATTTCAGGTGGCTTACAGCCTGTATTATTCTTTTACCATTTTCTTACAGACTGTTTAAAGGCCAGGGTAAAATCATACTGGCCAATAAGGGCTATATTGTTTTAATCGGGCTTCTGGGCGTTGCCATGTTTAATACACTGATTTATACGGCTGTGCACTATACTTCAGCAATTAATGCCATACTTGTTAACTCCTTCATCCCTATTTCTATTCTGATAGTATCATTCTTTATGTTTGGCGAAAAAATATCTTTGTTGAAAATGCTCGGTATTTTGATTTCGTTCTCCGGTGTTATAATTGTTTTGACAGAGGGTAATCCGTTTCTGCTTTTTGCGTTGAATGTTAACAGAGGGGATATTTTAGTGCTTATTGCCGGATTTTGCTGGGCATTTTATTCCAACCTTCTGAAAAAATATCCAAAAGAGCTAAATCCTGTTGTTTTTATGCAATGTATAGCTGTTGTTGGCCTGATTATTTTAACACCTTTTGTTATGATAGAAAATTTTGTTTTAGATAAACAGATTCAGATTGGTGTATTGACTTTTTTCAGTATTGCATATACCGGTATTTTTGCTTCTCTGGCTGCTTTCCTCAGCTGGAACAGGGCTGTCAGGGAAGTAGGAGCTTCAAAAGTGGCTCCATTTATACATCTGATGCCCGTTTTCGGCAGTATTCTGGCAGTAATTTTTCTCGGTGAAACATTTGCCGCTTATCATTTTGCTGGGATTGCCGCTGTTTTTTCGGGCATCTTTCTTGCGACAAAGTATTAG
- a CDS encoding ATP-binding cassette domain-containing protein has protein sequence MNSTAVSGVNIEKTFDSDFSLFVSQFNASYGKVYGFYGPNGSGKTTFLKILGLIMAPDSGEIFINGYSASVNNLKIKRKMSFVFQEPKLLKRKVKDNLIYPLKLRNETVHLENINRILKKLSFDPHIFLHKKPLELSGGEKKRLSLAQKLIFNPDIILLDEPTANVDSKSLSIITGFLTELKKQNKCIIVSSHDYEWLTATADKICYLNNGRLYTQKYENDLGRGFEYFASGLYHKCFAKTDVIVSSPEKPVDEGCYINPEDILIALDEPINISARNVIKMKVNDIEIQEKKVKVGLVKDDLRLVSYISKKALLELDLSKNKEVYVVFKASSAKWYK, from the coding sequence GTGAATAGCACGGCTGTTTCGGGTGTAAACATTGAAAAAACATTTGATTCTGATTTCAGCCTTTTTGTTTCTCAGTTCAATGCTTCATATGGGAAAGTGTACGGTTTTTACGGTCCTAACGGTAGTGGCAAAACCACTTTTCTGAAAATACTCGGTCTTATTATGGCTCCTGATTCCGGCGAAATCTTTATTAACGGATATAGTGCATCTGTCAATAATTTAAAAATAAAGAGAAAAATGAGTTTTGTGTTTCAGGAGCCGAAACTTTTAAAAAGAAAAGTAAAAGATAACTTGATATATCCTTTAAAATTAAGGAATGAAACAGTGCATCTGGAAAATATTAACAGAATACTTAAAAAACTTTCATTTGATCCTCATATATTTCTTCATAAAAAACCTCTCGAACTTTCCGGTGGTGAAAAGAAAAGACTTTCTCTTGCTCAGAAGCTTATTTTTAACCCGGATATTATACTGCTGGATGAGCCCACTGCTAACGTGGATTCAAAAAGTCTGTCGATTATTACCGGTTTTCTTACTGAACTGAAAAAGCAGAATAAGTGCATAATTGTAAGCAGTCACGATTATGAATGGCTCACTGCCACTGCTGACAAAATTTGTTATCTTAATAACGGCCGTCTTTACACGCAAAAATATGAAAATGATTTGGGAAGGGGGTTTGAATATTTTGCTTCAGGATTGTATCATAAATGTTTTGCAAAAACGGATGTTATAGTTTCCTCACCTGAAAAACCTGTGGATGAAGGCTGTTATATAAATCCTGAAGATATTCTTATCGCCCTGGATGAGCCTATAAATATATCTGCCCGAAATGTTATTAAAATGAAGGTAAATGATATCGAGATACAGGAGAAAAAAGTAAAAGTTGGTTTGGTAAAAGATGATCTTCGGCTTGTATCCTATATATCCAAAAAAGCTTTGCTCGAGCTTGATTTGTCAAAAAATAAAGAAGTTTATGTTGTTTTTAAAGCCTCATCTGCCAAATGGTATAAATAA
- a CDS encoding ABC transporter permease translates to MDYFLNGIKNAFILIATLDAETYSAIFTSLSASTLSLLASLTIGLPLGFILGFYNFKGRKIIQNIVNSLLSLPTVVIGLFVYMFISSRGPLGDFDLLFTIKGIAIGQFFLAVPIVIALTASAVGSMDRRLAEELSSMGAGRLQMSLTYMYEAKPAIFAAAVTAFGRVFAEVGVSMMLGGNIKWATRTMTTAIALETGKGEFAMGIALGIVLMSIAIIINFFSMYLTERM, encoded by the coding sequence TTGGATTATTTTCTGAATGGTATTAAAAATGCATTTATACTGATTGCTACACTTGATGCGGAAACTTATTCTGCTATCTTTACTTCACTGAGTGCCTCGACTCTGTCTCTTTTGGCAAGCTTAACAATCGGTTTGCCTTTGGGTTTTATTTTGGGGTTTTATAATTTTAAAGGCAGAAAAATTATTCAAAATATTGTAAATTCATTGCTTTCTTTGCCAACGGTAGTTATTGGGCTTTTTGTTTATATGTTTATAAGCAGCAGAGGCCCTTTGGGGGATTTTGATTTACTCTTTACTATAAAAGGTATTGCCATCGGGCAGTTTTTTCTTGCTGTTCCTATTGTCATTGCACTTACCGCTTCTGCGGTTGGCTCTATGGACAGAAGACTGGCAGAGGAACTGTCCAGTATGGGAGCAGGACGGCTGCAGATGTCCTTGACATATATGTATGAAGCCAAACCGGCAATTTTTGCGGCGGCAGTTACAGCCTTCGGCAGGGTCTTTGCCGAAGTAGGCGTTTCCATGATGCTTGGTGGGAATATTAAATGGGCCACAAGAACCATGACTACAGCCATAGCACTTGAGACGGGTAAAGGTGAGTTTGCAATGGGAATAGCTCTTGGCATTGTCCTTATGAGTATTGCCATTATTATTAATTTTTTCAGCATGTATTTAACAGAGAGGATGTAG
- a CDS encoding substrate-binding domain-containing protein, with the protein MRFLLVMLAVSLMSANVFAAEKSLLMATTTSTDNTGLLEYLEPIFEKDTGIDWKWTATGTGKALELGKNCDADILLVHAPPAEKKYINNGYGVYRKEVMYNDFVIVGPASDPANIEGKSVTEALVAIYDKSETFVSRGDDSGTNKKEILLWDSAGINDYNKKSWYKETGQGMITTLNIATEMNGYTMTDRGTYIKYQSNYDGKAPLQILVEGDKILYNQYSLIPVNKKRCPDVKIKLAEKFIKWMTSDKIQQAIADYRLLGKKLFIPNAK; encoded by the coding sequence ATGAGATTTTTGTTAGTTATGTTGGCTGTATCTTTAATGAGTGCAAATGTATTTGCTGCGGAGAAAAGTCTTCTCATGGCAACAACAACAAGTACCGATAACACCGGCCTTCTTGAGTATCTGGAGCCCATCTTTGAAAAAGATACCGGCATTGACTGGAAATGGACCGCAACGGGCACTGGTAAAGCCCTTGAACTGGGTAAAAACTGTGATGCCGATATTCTGCTTGTTCATGCTCCACCAGCTGAAAAGAAATATATCAACAATGGATACGGTGTCTACAGGAAAGAGGTCATGTATAATGATTTTGTAATTGTAGGGCCTGCCTCTGATCCTGCGAATATTGAGGGTAAGAGTGTTACAGAGGCGCTTGTAGCTATTTATGATAAAAGTGAAACATTTGTGAGTAGGGGTGATGATTCCGGAACAAACAAAAAAGAAATTTTGCTTTGGGATTCAGCAGGTATAAATGATTACAATAAAAAAAGCTGGTACAAAGAAACGGGGCAGGGGATGATAACCACACTTAATATTGCTACTGAAATGAACGGTTACACCATGACAGACCGGGGTACATATATAAAATACCAGTCGAATTATGACGGCAAAGCTCCTCTGCAGATATTGGTGGAAGGGGATAAAATTCTGTACAATCAATACAGCCTTATCCCTGTCAACAAGAAAAGATGTCCTGATGTCAAAATAAAGCTGGCTGAGAAATTTATAAAATGGATGACTTCTGATAAGATTCAGCAGGCAATTGCAGATTACAGATTGCTGGGTAAGAAGCTTTTTATACCAAATGCGAAATGA
- a CDS encoding helix-turn-helix transcriptional regulator, which produces MDKEFLNAEEASELLQINEKKLYKLAHDGDIPATKVTGKWLFPFNELVKFLNLSSLKNLKFRYKLTPSAGKLILMTGSDDPLLQLILGWFNKEYPEMLVFYSNVGSRKGLNILKNGLSHIALSHIYDPSEDTYNTEAVKKVDKNNNSFVVVNLFDRELGFIYRDNKADSFREIADKKLKFINRPQNSGTRILADYILNREKLNPGNIAGYDKEVSSHLEIAEHIAEGKADIGISNAFYVDLFGLNFDRVKTESFDMVLEKDFYFSEEYQLFLEFLKKEDIRSAIDSFKGYSSVNTGKIKI; this is translated from the coding sequence ATGGATAAAGAATTCCTGAATGCCGAAGAAGCCTCAGAGTTGCTGCAGATCAACGAGAAAAAACTTTACAAACTTGCTCATGACGGTGACATTCCTGCCACCAAGGTTACGGGGAAATGGCTGTTTCCTTTTAATGAGCTGGTTAAGTTTCTGAATCTCAGCAGCCTTAAAAATCTAAAATTCAGGTATAAACTCACACCTTCTGCCGGAAAGTTAATACTTATGACGGGTTCTGATGATCCACTGTTACAGCTTATTTTGGGATGGTTTAATAAGGAATATCCTGAAATGCTGGTGTTTTATTCAAATGTAGGCAGCAGAAAGGGGTTGAATATTCTGAAAAATGGTTTGTCCCATATAGCATTAAGCCATATATATGACCCTTCTGAAGATACTTACAATACTGAAGCGGTAAAAAAAGTAGATAAAAATAATAACAGTTTTGTCGTTGTAAACCTGTTTGATAGAGAACTCGGTTTTATATACAGAGATAATAAAGCGGATTCATTCAGAGAAATTGCTGATAAAAAATTAAAATTTATTAACAGACCTCAGAATTCAGGTACAAGGATATTGGCGGACTATATTCTAAATCGGGAAAAACTCAACCCAGGAAATATTGCCGGATATGATAAAGAAGTTAGCTCCCACCTTGAGATAGCGGAACATATTGCTGAAGGTAAAGCAGATATCGGTATAAGTAATGCATTTTATGTTGATTTATTCGGTCTGAACTTTGACAGGGTTAAAACGGAGAGTTTTGATATGGTGTTGGAAAAAGACTTTTATTTCAGTGAAGAATATCAGCTGTTCCTGGAATTTTTAAAAAAAGAGGATATCAGGTCTGCAATAGACAGTTTTAAGGGATATTCTTCAGTAAATACGGGAAAAATTAAAATATAA